One window of Plasmodium falciparum 3D7 genome assembly, chromosome: 7 genomic DNA carries:
- a CDS encoding cation diffusion facilitator family protein, putative yields MPTEMNSSLLDNESNLNLVDKMSRLYDKSQRKATKKLIIASIICIIFMVIEIVAAIVSNSLSLMSDASHLFCDLLSFALNLFSIYVSSFQGNVDMSFGYHRAEIIGALFSIFFIWSLSAYILYTAIFRLFDVPKVNGYIMFVTAFISTLANIFMAYVLQVHSHGFGFMNENKCGDHTHETSCHDNSSSLILSDHKNSHNMENGSVKKNFSTKRYKNINSDIIIDENDIRDNKNNISGNKIDGTSCNYVTFDYYDNMEEDDKNVGHVNDMSEQNNNFMNKEKYMSKNVYNSTNKNSNNSSSKGKASNIQQNNLNNNNNINNNINHNNNTYNQINDEKTKRKKKSCCDVEKVEEDDLQKDHAYIIESEYCDDILDNHNHTHESTNHDHSHNDINNISLKTAYLHALSDLLQNVGVMIASLFIWYDPKYSIADPICSIIFCCIVFSTTISVIKEILNILMEGTPVSINLIDLKNDLLKIPGVLDVHDLHVWSLSIGKPALACHIVASKTYSHSVLNDATLLCQNKYKILHTTVQTDYSSNRSNCETEAHLKCSTLKGDT; encoded by the coding sequence ATGCCCACCGAAATGAACTCTTCGTTGCTAGATAACGAAAGCAATTTAAATTTGGTGGATAAGATGTCGCGTTTGTATGACAAGTCTCAAAGAAAAGCAACTAAGAAATTAATTATAGCtagtataatatgtattatttttatggttATTGAAATAGTAGCAGCAATAGTATCTAATTCTTTATCTTTAATGTCTGATGCTTCTCATTTGTTTTGtgatttattatcttttgctttaaatttattttctatatatgtTTCAAGTTTTCAAGGGAACGTAGATATGTCTTTTGGTTACCATAGGGCTGAAATTATAGGTGCactattttctatattttttatatggtcCTTATCagcatatattttatatacagcTATATTTAGATTATTTGATGTACCAAAAGTAAATGGATATATTATGTTTGTTACAGCATTTATTAGTACGTTagcaaatatatttatggcATATGTTTTACAAGTACATTCACATGGATTTGGATTTATGAACGAAAACAAATGTGGTGATCATACACACGAAACATCTTGTCATGATAATTCTTCTTCCTTAATTTTATCAGATCATAAGAATTCTCATAATATGGAAAATGGGAGTGTTAAGAAGAATTTTTCAACAAAGAgatataagaatattaatAGTGACATTATAATAGATGAAAACGATATaagagataataaaaataatatttctggAAATAAAATAGATGGAACGTCTTGTAATTATGTAACctttgattattatgataacatGGAGgaagatgataaaaatgtagGACACGTTAATGATATGTCTGAACAAAATAACAATTTTatgaataaagaaaaatatatgagtaaaaatgtttataatagTACGAATAAGAATTCTAATAATTCCTCCTCTAAAGGTAAAGCAAGTAACATCCAACAAAATAatctaaataataataataatataaataataatataaatcataataataatacatataatcaaataaatgatgaaaaaacaaaaaggaaaaaaaaaagttgttGTGATGTAGAGAAAGTAGAAGAAGATGATTTACAAAAAGATCATGCTTATATTATAGAAAGTGAATATTGTGATGATATATTAGATAATCATAATCATACACATGAATCTACAAATCATGATCATAGtcataatgatataaataacattAGTTTAAAAACAGCTTATCTACATGCACTTAGTGATTTATTACAAAATGTAGGAGTTATGATtgcatcattatttatatggtaTGATCCTAAATATTCAATAGCCGATCCTATATGTtcaattatattttgttgtaTTGTTTTCTCAACAACTATATCAGtaattaaagaaatattaaatatattaatggaAGGTACACCTGTAAGTATTAATTTGATAGATCttaaaaatgatttattaaaaataccaGGTGTATTAGATGTACATGATTTGCATGTATGGTCCTTGTCTATTGGAAAACCAGCATTGGCTTGTCATATAGTTGCTAGCAAAACATATTCTCATAGTGTATTAAATGACGCTACCTTACTAtgtcaaaataaatataaaatattacacaCAACAGTCCAAACGGATTACTCTTCAAACAGATCGAATTGTGAAACTGAAGCTCACCTTAAATGTTCCACATTGAAAGGGGATACTTAA